Genomic window (Candidatus Hydrogenedentota bacterium):
GTCTTGGAGATGGACGCGCGCAGCATGTGCACAATTTCCGCCACCACTTCGCTGAGGTTGAGGTCCTTGATAATGAAGCGTCCTTTTCCGGAGTACGCAAGCATTTGTTGCGTGAGATGCACGGCGCGCCGCGCGGCGACGACAGCCTCTTCAATGCTGGAAACGACCGGCGAATTGGGGGAGAGTTCTTCCATCGCCAAATCGAGATTGCCGAGAATCGCCATAAGCAGATTGTTGAAGTCGTGGGCTATGCCGCCGGCAAGCAGGCCGAGGCTCTCCAGTTTCTGCGCGTGAAGCAGACGGCGCTCCATTTCCAGGCGCTCTTCTGCCGTGCGCTTCCGCTCCTCAATGAAACGCTCTTGAAGCACGTTCTGATAGGCTCGCGTGGACAACTCGTTCGCGAACAGGAACAACACCTGCGCGATATTCTCGAACCGCTGCTTGGACATCACCGGCACTTGCCCAAGCGCTTTTTGGAACTCTTCCTTATCCGCGCCGATTTCGTCGGCGTACTGCAACATCCGTTCTTCGTCTTGCGTCTCGTTGCGGACTTGGCCGATCAGCCAATTGGCCACGTGCTTGCCGCCCACCGTGATGCTGGCGCCCGCATCCCACAGGCCGCCGCTCAGACAAGGCTGAATAATGGGACCGCTTGGATTGTGGCGTCCAATTACGGCGTCGGAGCAGAAACAGTTGGCCAGCCCCTTTTCGGTATTGCGAATAATGTCGATACACAGGCGGCAGAAACTGCTGGGTTTGGTGATCGGAGTGCCGTCTGGGTGGGTGATAATCGAAGCTACCCCGGTCGCTCTGGCAAACGTATCCTGGATGCGCTGCAGTTCCTCGAGGTCGAACATCTCGGAGAAGTCAACGTCCGTGTCGATCGCCGCAGGCTGCCCCGAATGCGCTGACGAGGCTTCAGGTTCATCTGGAATCAAACGGCTCGAGACGGATGGGGGCTGTTGTTGACCGGGCCTCCCGACCGCGAGCGATTCACCCCGCTGACTGGAATCGTCCATGACAGTCCTCCGACCCCCAGGCGCGTGCGATGTCAGCCTGGAGACTAGCCCGGATTTCTCGCAAACACACTTGAAAGTCTCTCGTAACCAGTGCGTATGCGAGACTTACGGCGAAGAACAAGGCGGTTCTCCATGAACAAAGTGTGTTCGCGAGGAATCCTCATGGCATAACCTTAAAGTCTTGCACGCGAGCGATTTGCGTTGGCGCTCAATCGCGCCGGTACAAATTGCGGACTAGAGAAGAATCCGGCAGCTCAAAAGGAAGGAAAACAAGGGTCACCGATGCGAACCCATTCGCGCACCGGCGCAGGAATCGCTACCATCCTTAACAGCCAACAGATACTTTCCAGTCAAAAGTCTCAGTTCTGTTCCGAACGAAGCTCGCGCAACTCCAAGGACGAGAGCACTGCTCCCCTTTTCAAGATGGAGCGATTGCTACTTACCCCAGTCCCCGGCACCGCGTTCCCCTATGCAAGCCACAATGTGGACGCATAACAATAATAGCACATCGATCCGATTTCGTGGAATGCCCCGCCAATTCGTCGCTCACCGAGGGGAGACGACCGACTCCCGATACGCATCCCCGTACAGCCCGATTTCTTCAACG
Coding sequences:
- a CDS encoding PocR ligand-binding domain-containing protein, translating into MDDSSQRGESLAVGRPGQQQPPSVSSRLIPDEPEASSAHSGQPAAIDTDVDFSEMFDLEELQRIQDTFARATGVASIITHPDGTPITKPSSFCRLCIDIIRNTEKGLANCFCSDAVIGRHNPSGPIIQPCLSGGLWDAGASITVGGKHVANWLIGQVRNETQDEERMLQYADEIGADKEEFQKALGQVPVMSKQRFENIAQVLFLFANELSTRAYQNVLQERFIEERKRTAEERLEMERRLLHAQKLESLGLLAGGIAHDFNNLLMAILGNLDLAMEELSPNSPVVSSIEEAVVAARRAVHLTQQMLAYSGKGRFIIKDLNLSEVVAEIVHMLRASISKTSTLSLQLARRIPAVRADAGQVQQVIMNLITNAAEAIGEAGGTLTISTGVEECDDAYMAQSRMESKPPAGMYVYVEVTDTGCGMDEETLKKLFDPFFTTKFTGRGLGMSAVQGIMKGHGGAIMVESAPGTGTSVRILFPASQPGAVTESPTLGGAEAGAVSLPQPAQSGLILVVDDEDAVRNLCASMLRKLGYKTLLAVDGEEAIAIYREHAERLDCVLLDLMMPKMGGMATLEVLLRIKSDVPIILCSGYDEQEITQRYAGQGHAGFLQKPFRMPSLRDELARVIKPRSEDAF